A genomic window from Silene latifolia isolate original U9 population chromosome Y, ASM4854445v1, whole genome shotgun sequence includes:
- the LOC141628720 gene encoding uncharacterized protein LOC141628720: MMKTLAMNQVAMQKESQILQKESQALQQNSKEFQTIVLQQNRLTDSRIGNLETQVGQILNTLTSQPTQGGTLPSHTIPPPTKEQAKAVSLRNGRELVEAPKAPKKTRSLPIVHKVEDVVEDEIEVVVEHGVASTPQPVRINEPLPEYEPQAPFPSALNDTRIIDKKTSNLYDIFHNVEVKISLLDLLSRNNQRIRGKSGNGRVGRKGRNPEGSSELAPCEFAPVQEFCFLSSKLLEELPKEKPVPSIVKAPIVEMKPLPSHLKYAFLGDEETLLVIISTKLSREQEEALIRVLKQHKEAIGWTMGDIKGISPTLCMHRILLEDEAKPVRQPQRRLNPPMMDVVKKEVLKLLHVGMIYPISDSQWVSPTQVVPKKYGLTVVENHEGVLIPTRVQNGWRVCIDYRRFNAVTRKDHSRLPFMDQMLERNMPFGLCNAPGMFQRCMMSIFSDHVEDFIEVFMDDFTVHGQSFEDCLSHLNWVLQRCIDTNLVLNHEKCHFIVDEGIVLRHVVSSRGIEVDKAKVDTIRTLPYPTNVREVKPFLGHARFYRRFIKDFSKIAAPLCKLLQKDCVFIMSEECKEAFDMLKEKLISAAIIQPPNWNEPFEIMSVASNYALGAVLGQRLGREPHVIQYASTMMNEAQRNYTTTEK, from the exons ATGATGAAGACACTTGCTATGAATCAAGTGGCAATGCAAAAAGAAAGCCAAATCTTGCAAAAAGAAAGTCAAGCCTTGCAACAAAATAGCAAGGAATTCCAAACCATCGTGCTTCAACAAAATCGGCTCACCGATTCTAGGATTGGtaaccttgagacccaagttggtcAAATTCTCAACACACTCACTTCACAACCCACTCAAGGAGGGACCCTCCCTTCTCACACCATTCCTCCACCCACCaaagaacaagcaaaagcggtcTCTTTGAGGAATGGTAGAGAGTTGGTAGAGGCACCCAAGGCTCCTAAGAAAACAAGATCACTTCCTATTGTTCATAAAGTGGAGGATGTagttgaagatgaaattgaagtggtagTGGAACATGGGGTAGCATCTACGCCTCAACCAGTGAGGATCAATGAACCGCTTCCGGAATACGAgccacaagctccatttccaagtgcttTGAATGACACAAGGATAATTGACAAGAAGACTTCAAACCTTTACGATATCTTTCATAACGTGGAGGTAAAGATTTCACTTCTTGATCTTCTTAGTA gaaacaATCAAAGAATTAGAGGAAAATCTGGCAATGGAAGAGtgggaagaaaaggaagaaatccgGAAGGCAGCAgcgaactcgcaccgtgcgagtttgcCCCTGTCCAGGAATTTTGCTTCCTTTCTTCCAAATTGTTAGAAGAGCTACCGAAGGAGAAACCCGTTCCTTCTATTGTCAAGGCTCCTATTGTTGAAATGAAGCCCCTACCAAGCCACTTGAAGTATGCTTTTCTAGGAGATGAAGAAACTTTACTGGTAATTATTTCAACCAAGCTTTCTCGTGAGCAAGAAGAGGCTCTCATCCGAGTTCTTAAGCAACACAAGGAAGCAATTGGGTGGACAATGGGCGACATCAAAGGCATTAGTCCCACTTTATGCATGCACCGGATTCTTCTTGAAGATGAAGCAAAGCCCGTTCGCCAACCACAAAGGCGTTTGAACCCTCCAATGATGGATGTTGTGAAGAAGGAGGTACTCAAACTCCTTCATGTAGGTATGATCTATCCTATCTCCGATAGTCAATGGGTTAGTCCAACCCAAGTTGTCCCAAAGAAATATGGGCTAACGGTAGTCGAGAATCATGAAGGTGTTTTGATTCCTACTCGAGTTCAAAATGGGTGGCGAGTATGTATCGACTACCGTAGGTTTAATGCCGTGACCCGTAAAGATCACTCCCGGCttcccttcatggatcaaatgttggAGAG AAATATGCCTTTCGGTCTTTGTAACGCACCAGGAAtgttccaaaggtgcatgatgagcaTCTTTTCGGATCATGTGGAAGACTTTATTGAAgtatttatggacgattttaccGTCCATGGCCAATCTTTTGAGGATTGTTTGAGTCATCTCAATTGGGTCTTGCAAAGATGTATTGACACCAACCTTGTTCTCAATCATGAGAAATGTCATTTCATAGTTGATGAAGGAATAGTATTGAGACATGTGGTCTCCTCTAGGGGGATTGAGGTTGATAAGGCCAAGGTCGATACCATTCGCACcttgccttatcctactaatgtgcgtgAAGTGAAACCTTTCTTAGGTCACGCCAGGTTCTACCGgcgttttatcaaggatttctccaagattgccgcTCCTTTATGCAAGCTACTTCAAAAGGATTGTGTATTTATCATGAGTGAAGAATGCAAGGAAGCTTTTGATATGCTCAAGGAGAAGCTTATTTCGGCAGCTATAATTCAACCTCCCAATTGGAATGAACCATTTGAGATAATGTCGGTCGCGAGtaattatgcccttggcgcggtactTGGCCAAAGGTTAGGAAGAGAACCTCATGTTATTCAATATGCGTCGACAATGATGAATGAAGCTCAAAGAAACTATACCACTACCGAGAAATAA